The following coding sequences are from one Planctomycetota bacterium window:
- a CDS encoding N-6 DNA methylase, whose translation MSTVQSSEKKLRGGYYTPAAVAKWLAKWAIRSSSDRVLEPSCGDGVFLECASSALDSLRKRGSKLQRQIVGIELIPDEASAAKQRAVATSEVISGDFFAWLEQHGSGERFDAVIGNPPFIRYQNFPEPARTLAMDFMQSQGLRPNRLTNIWVPFVVAGISLLKEDGRLAMVVPAELLQVTYAGQLRQYLSDSFKRITIYACNEMFFPNAEQEVVLLLAEGKLGNADPRNKCDISLVETASVAQLLRRNARSQTRKARPKFLQHESEKWLKYFLDAEEIDFMRALREHTAIGPLSAHCTVDVGVVTGKNDFFVLDQQQLTEYEAHDYVVPLVGRSAQLAGTLLKPGEFRRMADDGKRVWLLHLTGHAPAGFTRGLRQWIAAGEADGVHRGYKCSIRTPWYQVPSVWEPDCFIFRQIYDFPRVVVNKAKATSTDTIHRVRCASNPERIASNIYTHLTAASAEIEGRSYGGGVLELEPTEAERVLVPRTLNGAMPIAEADQLVRAGRLDQVLEHNDNVVLRESLGLSKGECAMLKRIWVKMRDRRKSRRRA comes from the coding sequence ATGAGTACAGTCCAGTCGAGTGAAAAGAAGCTGCGGGGTGGATACTACACACCGGCAGCCGTTGCCAAGTGGCTGGCTAAATGGGCGATCCGTTCGAGCAGCGATCGAGTTCTCGAGCCGAGTTGTGGGGATGGCGTATTCCTCGAATGCGCGTCGTCTGCATTAGATTCGTTACGAAAGCGCGGCTCGAAACTTCAGCGTCAGATCGTTGGTATTGAACTTATCCCTGACGAAGCAAGCGCGGCCAAGCAACGTGCTGTTGCGACATCTGAGGTCATCTCGGGAGATTTCTTTGCTTGGCTCGAGCAACACGGAAGCGGCGAACGATTCGATGCGGTGATTGGAAACCCTCCGTTCATCCGCTACCAGAACTTCCCTGAACCAGCTCGAACCCTAGCAATGGACTTCATGCAGTCGCAGGGGTTGCGTCCAAATCGCCTGACGAACATTTGGGTTCCATTTGTAGTCGCGGGCATTTCGTTGCTTAAGGAGGACGGTCGGCTCGCAATGGTTGTTCCGGCAGAACTTTTACAGGTTACTTATGCGGGTCAGTTGCGTCAGTACTTGTCGGATTCGTTTAAGCGCATCACAATTTACGCTTGTAATGAGATGTTTTTTCCGAACGCCGAGCAGGAAGTAGTTTTGCTTCTCGCGGAAGGAAAGCTCGGTAATGCTGACCCTAGAAATAAATGTGACATTTCGCTCGTAGAAACGGCTTCGGTTGCGCAGCTATTGCGACGGAACGCTCGCTCGCAGACGAGGAAGGCCCGCCCAAAATTTTTGCAACACGAGAGCGAAAAGTGGCTGAAATACTTTCTCGATGCCGAAGAGATTGATTTCATGCGGGCGCTACGCGAGCATACTGCAATTGGCCCACTTAGCGCGCATTGCACTGTGGACGTTGGAGTTGTCACTGGAAAAAACGATTTCTTTGTACTCGATCAACAACAGCTTACCGAGTACGAAGCGCATGATTATGTCGTTCCACTCGTAGGGCGATCCGCACAACTGGCTGGGACGCTCCTCAAGCCTGGTGAATTTCGTCGCATGGCAGACGACGGTAAACGTGTTTGGCTTTTACATCTTACCGGTCACGCACCTGCGGGATTCACTCGCGGGCTTCGTCAGTGGATTGCTGCGGGAGAGGCCGATGGGGTACACCGTGGCTACAAATGTAGCATTCGGACTCCCTGGTATCAGGTGCCGTCTGTGTGGGAGCCAGATTGTTTCATCTTTCGACAGATTTATGATTTTCCGCGAGTCGTCGTGAACAAGGCAAAGGCCACCTCGACTGATACCATCCATCGCGTTCGATGCGCCTCCAATCCTGAGCGGATTGCATCAAACATTTACACTCACCTAACAGCAGCTTCAGCGGAAATCGAAGGACGAAGTTATGGTGGAGGAGTACTTGAGCTTGAGCCAACAGAGGCGGAAAGAGTGCTTGTTCCTCGCACCTTGAACGGCGCGATGCCAATTGCCGAGGCAGACCAACTTGTTCGCGCTGGCAGGCTTGATCAGGTGCTCGAGCACAACGACAACGTCGTGCTTCGCGAATCACTTGGTCTCAGTAAGGGCGAATGCGCGATGTTGAAGCGCATCTGGGTCAAGATGCGAGACCGCCGCAAGTCTCGTCGACGCGCTTAG